In Catenulispora sp. EB89, one genomic interval encodes:
- a CDS encoding winged helix-turn-helix transcriptional regulator, whose translation MPKATPRARLNHDAPACERALGRAFGLLGKRWNGLIVAVLAPGPAGFADLRRRIGPISDSVLSDRLGELAAAGVVERCVTDARPPGVQYGLTPAGQALVPILEQVADWAEDHLTSAPDPSAPTPPSGPRAIA comes from the coding sequence ATGCCCAAGGCCACCCCGCGCGCACGCCTCAACCACGACGCGCCGGCCTGCGAACGTGCTCTCGGTCGGGCCTTCGGCCTGCTCGGCAAGCGGTGGAACGGCCTCATCGTCGCCGTCCTCGCCCCCGGCCCGGCGGGGTTCGCCGACCTGCGGCGCCGCATCGGGCCGATCAGCGACTCCGTGCTCTCCGACCGCCTAGGCGAGCTGGCCGCGGCCGGTGTTGTCGAACGCTGCGTCACCGACGCCCGGCCGCCCGGCGTCCAGTACGGCCTCACGCCGGCCGGCCAGGCGCTGGTTCCGATCCTGGAGCAGGTCGCCGACTGGGCCGAGGATCACCTCACCTCGGCGCCCGACCCCTCGGCGCCCACCCCGCCAAGCGGCCCCAGAGCGATCGCCTGA